A window of Exiguobacterium sp. FSL W8-0210 contains these coding sequences:
- a CDS encoding Maf family protein: MVTQPHLILASASPRRTELLKQIGIPHEVVPANVVEEAPFPMSPHEYVRYLSQKKARAITIDGVILAADTVVAIDDMILEKPANSSEARAMLARLSGRAHEVVTGVTIRFGEKEETFDVTTHVRFGALLNEWIEGYIATNEPYDKAGGYGIQAMGGLFVEAIEGDYYNVVGLPIHEITKRLASFKIKPMFA; encoded by the coding sequence ATGGTAACGCAACCACACTTGATCCTTGCCTCGGCTTCACCACGCCGGACGGAACTTCTGAAGCAAATTGGAATCCCTCACGAAGTCGTACCTGCGAATGTCGTCGAAGAGGCACCATTTCCGATGTCACCGCATGAATACGTCCGTTATCTATCGCAAAAGAAAGCGCGAGCGATTACGATAGACGGCGTCATTTTGGCTGCGGATACGGTCGTCGCGATTGATGACATGATTCTTGAGAAGCCAGCAAATAGTTCTGAGGCACGGGCGATGCTTGCGCGTCTGTCAGGACGCGCTCATGAGGTCGTGACAGGCGTGACGATTCGCTTTGGTGAAAAGGAGGAGACGTTCGACGTGACGACACACGTTCGTTTTGGTGCATTGTTAAACGAGTGGATCGAAGGGTATATCGCGACGAACGAGCCTTACGATAAAGCGGGTGGCTATGGTATCCAAGCGATGGGAGGGCTATTCGTCGAGGCGATTGAGGGCGATTATTATAATGTCGTTGGATTGCCCATACACGAGATCACGAAACGTCTCGCGTCGTTTAAAATCAAGCCGATGTTTGCGTAA
- the mreC gene encoding rod shape-determining protein MreC, with protein MKRFLNNRKLLITLLSFLLLVILIGISLQGRNQSHWYQSFVRDTAGVGQRLFATPIGWIDDTVTSIREVRDVYKENEHLKSRLNDYAGNAVKVRDLERENKELKDMLDLNGSIRDYKLLPAEMIGRTASEWQRFVTINIGEQKGVKANMAVVTADGLIGRVIQASAYTSLVQLMSDTSRTNNVSATADDTKGKGVFGTIEGFDEETKLLKFTKIPNDAKLKKGQTVTTSGLGGKYPSGIVIGKITEVKSDQYGASKIAYVKPAADFEQFGHVFVIEREAKEPFAETDKGGDTRE; from the coding sequence ATGAAGCGATTTTTAAACAATCGAAAACTGCTCATCACACTCCTTAGTTTTCTCCTTTTGGTGATTTTGATCGGCATTTCGCTGCAAGGGCGTAACCAATCCCACTGGTATCAAAGCTTCGTGCGTGATACCGCGGGCGTCGGTCAACGCCTTTTCGCGACACCGATTGGCTGGATTGATGATACGGTCACTTCGATTAGAGAAGTGCGTGACGTTTACAAAGAGAACGAACACTTGAAATCACGATTGAATGACTATGCTGGTAATGCGGTCAAAGTCCGTGATCTTGAGCGTGAGAATAAAGAATTGAAGGATATGCTCGACCTGAACGGATCGATCCGCGACTACAAGTTGTTACCGGCAGAGATGATTGGTCGGACGGCATCTGAATGGCAACGGTTCGTGACGATCAACATCGGTGAACAAAAGGGTGTCAAGGCGAACATGGCCGTTGTAACAGCAGACGGACTAATTGGTCGCGTCATCCAAGCGAGCGCCTATACGTCTCTCGTACAGTTGATGTCGGATACGAGTCGCACGAATAACGTCTCGGCAACGGCTGACGATACGAAGGGAAAAGGTGTTTTCGGTACGATCGAGGGGTTTGATGAAGAAACGAAATTACTCAAGTTCACGAAAATTCCGAACGACGCGAAGCTGAAAAAAGGGCAGACCGTCACGACGTCAGGTCTTGGTGGAAAGTATCCGAGTGGGATCGTCATCGGAAAAATCACGGAAGTGAAATCCGATCAGTATGGGGCTTCAAAAATCGCATACGTCAAACCGGCAGCAGACTTCGAACAGTTCGGTCATGTCTTCGTGATTGAACGCGAAGCGAAGGAACCTTTCGCTGAGACCGATAAGGGAGGGGACACTCGTGAATAA
- the radC gene encoding RadC family protein gives MVQLKGLAQATTVELLACLVRSGTRDRTPLEIAEELLHIYPSLIELEAAGVGGLEKAPGVGKAKALQIMAGLELGRRLVTEPKWVRPTIRSPEDAAELLLEEMRLYQQEHFICLYLNTKNEVVSKKTLFIGGLNTSIVHPRDVFREAIRCSAANFIAVHNHPSGDPTPSREDIEVSERLVEAGRLIGISCLDHIIIGHGQFISMKQRGFM, from the coding sequence ATGGTTCAGTTGAAAGGCTTGGCACAAGCGACGACAGTCGAACTGCTCGCGTGTCTTGTCCGAAGTGGGACACGGGACCGGACCCCGCTTGAAATCGCGGAAGAATTACTGCATATCTATCCTTCGCTGATCGAACTCGAAGCGGCTGGAGTCGGAGGACTCGAAAAAGCACCAGGGGTCGGAAAGGCGAAGGCATTACAAATCATGGCGGGACTGGAACTGGGTCGTCGTCTCGTCACGGAACCGAAGTGGGTGCGACCAACGATTCGTTCACCGGAAGACGCAGCGGAGCTGTTGTTAGAAGAGATGCGTCTTTATCAACAAGAACACTTCATCTGTCTGTATTTGAATACGAAAAATGAGGTCGTTTCGAAAAAGACGTTATTCATTGGAGGATTGAACACGTCGATCGTCCACCCGCGTGACGTCTTCCGGGAAGCGATTCGTTGTTCGGCTGCGAATTTCATCGCTGTGCATAATCATCCGTCGGGTGATCCGACACCGAGTCGAGAGGATATCGAGGTATCAGAGCGGCTCGTTGAGGCAGGACGGCTCATTGGAATCAGTTGTCTTGACCACATCATCATCGGGCACGGACAATTTATTAGTATGAAACAGCGCGGATTTATGTAA
- the rplU gene encoding 50S ribosomal protein L21 — protein sequence MYAIIKTGGKQVKVEAGQEIYVEKLNADVDSTVEFGEVLILGGDDVKVGAPLVEGAKVVATVIKHARAKKITVFKMKAKKNYRRKQGHRQPYTKVRIEKIEA from the coding sequence ATGTACGCAATTATCAAAACTGGTGGTAAACAAGTCAAAGTTGAAGCTGGCCAAGAAATCTACGTTGAGAAATTAAACGCAGACGTCGACAGCACAGTTGAATTTGGTGAAGTATTGATCCTTGGTGGTGACGATGTTAAAGTCGGCGCTCCACTCGTAGAAGGTGCGAAGGTCGTAGCAACGGTCATCAAACACGCTCGCGCGAAAAAGATCACTGTCTTCAAAATGAAAGCGAAAAAGAACTACCGTCGTAAGCAAGGTCACCGTCAACCTTACACGAAGGTCCGCATCGAGAAAATCGAAGCGTAA
- a CDS encoding type II secretion system protein: MIERLKEIWLDAKQMRDERGLTLIELLVVVVILGIIAAIAVVAIGGLIENSRKDAVVSDAKQLVSAAKLYTSSNPIKAGETVVMGIEKAGKKFATTDGVVLDKYIDSMEDPFDSPKPYKDAFVSVTETGGKYTYSVTLKGEEDYFANKGPSELKRW; this comes from the coding sequence ATGATCGAACGGTTAAAAGAAATCTGGTTAGATGCAAAACAAATGCGTGATGAGCGCGGACTGACATTGATCGAGTTACTTGTCGTCGTCGTTATCTTAGGTATCATCGCAGCAATCGCTGTCGTCGCAATCGGTGGATTGATTGAGAACTCACGTAAAGATGCAGTTGTTTCGGATGCGAAGCAATTGGTATCTGCTGCGAAGTTATATACTTCTTCGAATCCGATCAAAGCAGGGGAAACGGTTGTAATGGGAATTGAGAAAGCTGGAAAGAAATTTGCTACAACTGACGGTGTAGTGCTCGATAAATATATCGATAGCATGGAGGACCCATTCGATTCTCCTAAACCATATAAAGATGCATTTGTATCTGTAACAGAAACTGGTGGGAAGTATACTTACTCTGTAACCCTTAAAGGTGAGGAAGATTACTTTGCAAATAAAGGTCCATCTGAACTAAAACGTTGGTAA
- a CDS encoding fimbrial assembly protein produces MTQRRKGTYVYFNFTDVAIFGAVVKKGVLKRRAVVSLPAGTLQGGWLQPEASLDLIFDSLLTKLKVPRGSKAVLALDGSLVLARKLDIPETIATNQIRGYLFMEIGHSIVLPFEEPYFDYTVLEDGEKREIMLYAAPNEALKQYTQLFKQKHLRLVAAEPQPLSTYFGLEAHYPAADTDTLLIWNANATNHQLIIIEDRVPRLIRSVDTFSADAWDVDVIEDQLHYRYRSDDQTVELVLDEMLLEFSRVLDFYRFSLARESREIKTVVLAGDFPFRDELATRFRTNFDLQLDEVPDMMTIDSQSVPRIYLPIVGLATARPDRINLLPESDEAPKYPLVASLILLLFGGLIGGYLYWQTDQFANRVESVDDQIQIVRQLQSESDQSSKQEVVQLKQTVESLEEAPKPAVPTLERITRYLPERGYILQYAYEADDTVAMTAQFETLDELNDFYRELLTDKVFSGTTLASVTTKTMNEKTDVVTTTTVDPATGQEIPTTEITPNDDTKTEEPRYIGQFSMNVNPEEVVKGETNEADPAVPKEDKPSEPEIEGDGQTPDDPSGEVISTEVEEVPEN; encoded by the coding sequence ATGACGCAACGGCGTAAAGGTACATATGTTTATTTTAATTTTACGGACGTCGCTATTTTTGGTGCGGTTGTCAAAAAAGGGGTCTTGAAACGACGTGCTGTCGTATCTCTTCCAGCAGGTACGTTACAGGGTGGATGGCTTCAACCGGAAGCGTCGCTCGATCTGATTTTTGATAGTCTATTGACGAAGTTGAAAGTTCCTCGCGGATCTAAAGCCGTTCTTGCGCTGGATGGTTCACTCGTCCTTGCGCGGAAACTCGATATTCCGGAGACGATTGCGACGAATCAGATCCGGGGTTATCTATTCATGGAGATTGGTCATAGCATTGTCCTTCCTTTTGAAGAACCATACTTCGACTACACTGTCCTTGAAGACGGTGAAAAGCGTGAAATCATGCTGTATGCGGCACCGAACGAAGCACTGAAACAATATACGCAATTGTTTAAACAAAAGCATCTTCGATTAGTGGCAGCGGAACCGCAACCACTGTCTACCTACTTCGGTCTTGAAGCGCATTATCCAGCAGCAGATACCGATACGCTACTGATTTGGAATGCAAACGCAACGAACCATCAATTGATTATCATCGAAGACCGTGTGCCACGCCTGATTCGCTCAGTGGATACGTTTTCGGCAGATGCTTGGGATGTAGACGTGATCGAGGATCAATTGCATTATCGCTATCGATCGGATGATCAGACAGTTGAACTCGTCTTGGATGAAATGCTGTTAGAATTTTCGCGTGTGCTAGACTTTTACCGTTTCTCGCTCGCTCGAGAAAGTCGCGAAATCAAGACAGTTGTCCTTGCGGGAGACTTCCCGTTTCGAGATGAATTAGCGACACGATTCCGAACGAACTTTGATCTTCAGTTAGATGAAGTACCGGACATGATGACAATCGATAGTCAATCGGTTCCACGCATTTACTTACCGATCGTTGGTCTAGCCACTGCGCGACCAGATCGTATCAACCTTTTACCGGAAAGTGACGAGGCACCGAAATATCCGCTTGTCGCTTCGCTGATTTTATTATTATTTGGTGGATTGATTGGTGGTTATTTATATTGGCAAACGGATCAGTTCGCTAACCGAGTGGAATCCGTAGACGATCAGATTCAAATCGTCCGACAATTACAATCCGAATCCGATCAGTCGTCTAAACAAGAAGTCGTTCAATTGAAACAGACGGTCGAGTCGCTAGAAGAAGCACCTAAGCCAGCTGTTCCAACACTTGAGCGGATCACACGTTACTTACCGGAACGCGGGTACATTCTTCAGTACGCATATGAAGCGGATGATACCGTTGCTATGACGGCTCAGTTTGAGACACTCGATGAGCTGAATGATTTTTACCGAGAGTTGCTGACCGATAAAGTGTTCTCCGGTACGACGCTGGCAAGCGTGACGACAAAAACGATGAATGAAAAAACGGATGTCGTGACAACGACAACGGTTGATCCGGCGACCGGTCAAGAGATTCCAACGACGGAAATTACTCCGAATGATGACACGAAGACAGAAGAACCGCGATATATCGGTCAGTTTTCTATGAATGTCAATCCTGAGGAGGTTGTTAAGGGAGAGACCAATGAGGCAGACCCGGCAGTACCGAAAGAAGATAAGCCATCTGAGCCAGAAATTGAAGGGGACGGTCAAACACCGGATGATCCTTCAGGAGAAGTCATCTCGACAGAAGTTGAGGAGGTGCCTGAAAATTGA
- the minD gene encoding septum site-determining protein MinD, with translation MGRAIVVTSGKGGVGKTTTTANIGTALALMGHSVCLVDTDIGLRNLDIVLGLDNRSIYNIVDVVTGQCKLHQALVRDKRFEEMYLLPAAQSKDKSSVTPEQVKAIIDTLKLEYDFVLIDCPAGIEQGFMNAIAGADEAVVVTTPEKAAVQDADRIIGMLERSERNIVPKLVINRVRSHMMASGDMLDIDEIMRILSIDLLGLIIDDEEVIAASHRGVPVTMNPDNRAGLGYRNIARRILGESVPLLDLNEQPQKGFFVKLKKMLGMK, from the coding sequence ATGGGACGCGCCATCGTCGTCACATCCGGTAAAGGTGGTGTCGGTAAGACAACGACGACTGCGAACATCGGAACAGCACTTGCATTGATGGGACATTCCGTTTGTCTCGTCGATACGGATATCGGGTTACGCAATCTGGATATCGTGCTTGGTCTCGATAACCGGAGTATCTATAACATCGTTGACGTCGTGACGGGGCAATGTAAGTTGCACCAAGCGCTCGTCCGCGATAAACGTTTTGAAGAGATGTATCTGTTGCCTGCTGCTCAATCAAAGGATAAGTCCTCCGTCACACCCGAACAGGTGAAGGCAATCATCGATACACTGAAACTTGAATACGACTTCGTTTTGATCGACTGCCCTGCCGGAATCGAACAAGGCTTCATGAATGCAATCGCAGGAGCCGATGAAGCCGTCGTCGTGACGACACCGGAAAAAGCAGCCGTTCAGGATGCGGACCGGATCATCGGGATGCTCGAGCGCTCAGAACGTAACATCGTTCCGAAACTCGTCATTAATCGGGTGCGGTCACACATGATGGCATCAGGTGATATGCTCGACATCGATGAGATCATGCGTATTCTTTCGATTGATCTACTTGGTCTGATCATCGATGATGAAGAAGTCATCGCCGCTTCCCACCGTGGTGTGCCTGTGACGATGAATCCAGATAACCGGGCTGGACTCGGATACCGAAACATCGCCCGCCGGATTCTTGGAGAATCCGTGCCACTGCTTGATTTAAACGAACAACCGCAAAAAGGCTTCTTCGTCAAATTGAAGAAGATGCTTGGGATGAAATAA
- a CDS encoding ribonuclease E/G, with translation MRWISEQTASLERLALVEGGRLIEYHERMRDEIRVGTFVYAKVDRLHPTLGAAFLIATDGTPLYLPLNETVEALRRYPDVPTIGQAVQVGQTLLVQVVKEGVAPKQHKVTQNITYGGRYLVYFPYGRRVRFSRKLDLVVQRQLAEQLTTTDEEGILYRTEAAKASIDELKQELQSLRTRHQELMQAPRLEQDEALIVQEAKRLPHVTDALVMTRQEKERLELLGLSVERSLRKGRLPEMEAIDGAIEKAMQRVVWLDGGAYLLIEEVETMTVIDVNSGKTISVKEQKRTFDQINEAAAVEVMRQLRLRNISGMIAIDFLRGSSKGQTRVTQLLKERAALETKQIEVYGFTKMGLCELTRQRHGKSLQERSQESGQWTRLSVYRLIEPKLLEIATYAEAVVIRAPRHLLQDEFISRQPLEVHVLEGDPAVLFTGSSQDCLDFIKRSE, from the coding sequence ATGCGATGGATTAGTGAACAGACCGCTTCGCTTGAACGATTAGCATTGGTCGAAGGCGGTCGATTGATTGAATATCATGAACGGATGCGTGACGAGATCCGGGTCGGCACATTCGTCTATGCAAAGGTCGATCGGTTGCATCCGACGCTCGGGGCAGCCTTTTTGATCGCGACTGACGGTACACCGCTTTATTTACCGCTAAATGAGACGGTGGAAGCACTTCGCCGCTATCCGGACGTACCAACGATTGGACAAGCCGTCCAGGTCGGACAGACGTTACTTGTCCAGGTCGTCAAGGAAGGGGTCGCACCAAAACAACACAAAGTGACGCAGAACATCACCTATGGTGGACGTTATCTCGTTTATTTCCCGTATGGTCGTCGCGTCCGTTTCAGTCGAAAGCTGGATCTCGTCGTTCAGCGTCAACTGGCGGAGCAATTGACGACGACGGACGAAGAGGGGATTCTCTACCGGACGGAGGCAGCAAAAGCATCAATTGACGAATTGAAGCAAGAGCTTCAGTCATTACGGACACGACATCAAGAACTCATGCAGGCACCGCGTCTTGAACAAGACGAGGCACTGATCGTTCAGGAAGCAAAACGACTTCCACATGTCACCGATGCGCTCGTCATGACGCGTCAGGAAAAGGAACGCCTGGAATTGCTTGGTCTGTCCGTCGAACGGTCGCTACGAAAAGGACGCTTACCCGAGATGGAAGCGATCGATGGCGCAATCGAGAAGGCGATGCAACGGGTCGTCTGGCTTGACGGGGGAGCGTATCTCTTGATTGAAGAGGTCGAGACGATGACTGTCATCGACGTCAACAGTGGGAAGACGATCTCCGTCAAGGAACAAAAGCGGACGTTTGATCAAATCAATGAAGCGGCTGCCGTCGAAGTCATGCGCCAACTACGGTTGCGCAACATCAGTGGTATGATTGCGATCGATTTCCTCCGTGGCTCTAGTAAAGGTCAGACACGGGTGACGCAACTTCTCAAAGAACGAGCCGCACTCGAGACGAAACAAATCGAAGTTTATGGCTTTACGAAGATGGGCTTATGTGAACTGACACGACAACGTCACGGAAAATCGCTACAGGAACGCTCACAGGAATCCGGGCAGTGGACGCGATTGAGTGTCTATCGCTTGATTGAACCGAAGTTACTTGAGATTGCGACCTATGCGGAAGCGGTCGTGATTCGCGCACCACGGCATCTGTTGCAAGACGAATTCATCTCTCGTCAACCGCTCGAAGTCCATGTGCTCGAAGGCGATCCAGCGGTCCTGTTCACGGGGTCGTCACAGGACTGTCTCGATTTCATCAAGCGATCGGAATAA
- the mreD gene encoding rod shape-determining protein MreD yields the protein MNNVKLFFAVFLLFILEGTLFAGPLGDGSPYVIHATLIGLMFLGRYGKLEQALGFGLVFGLLYDFVYSDIIGIYLFALSAIPLFSSFVLKYVKENVLTILVTFTFSAILYELDIYFFTASVVGVGVSFQELATQIIPRSLVAQLIGIIILYYPMTRLVQSTLDEKRG from the coding sequence GTGAATAACGTTAAGTTGTTTTTCGCCGTGTTCCTTCTTTTCATCTTGGAAGGAACGCTGTTCGCAGGACCTCTTGGAGATGGATCGCCATATGTCATTCATGCGACATTGATCGGATTGATGTTCCTTGGTCGATATGGAAAACTCGAACAGGCACTCGGATTCGGACTCGTCTTCGGATTGTTGTATGATTTCGTCTATTCGGATATCATCGGCATTTACTTATTTGCGTTATCCGCCATTCCGCTTTTTAGTAGCTTCGTGCTAAAATATGTAAAGGAGAACGTATTGACGATTCTTGTCACGTTCACGTTCAGTGCCATTTTGTATGAACTCGATATATATTTCTTCACGGCTTCGGTCGTGGGTGTCGGAGTCTCCTTCCAGGAACTCGCGACACAGATCATTCCAAGGAGTCTGGTTGCGCAGTTGATCGGGATCATCATCCTGTATTATCCGATGACCCGACTCGTGCAGTCGACCCTTGACGAGAAAAGAGGATGA
- a CDS encoding prepilin peptidase: MTIVFTVYFFLLGLLITSFTNVVGLRVPVGESIVHPRSHCPTCGHVLGPLELTPILGYVVLGGKCRSCGQAISIKYPALELLGGMLYAYAFWQFGWSMELALTLTLTSLLFILTMSDLAYMLIPNKILLFFLPIALIVRYLSPLENWYNPIIGGIVGFVLLFVIFLASRRGMGAGDVKLFGLLGIFLGPLHVVIALFVSAFVGSVIGLTLLGTGRVRRKQPIPFVPSIAIGTLLTYYFADDWVSWYLDLLL; the protein is encoded by the coding sequence ATGACGATTGTCTTCACGGTATATTTTTTCTTGCTAGGTTTATTGATCACATCGTTTACGAATGTCGTCGGTTTGCGTGTTCCGGTCGGGGAGTCGATCGTTCATCCACGTTCCCATTGTCCGACCTGTGGACATGTGCTTGGACCACTCGAACTGACGCCAATACTCGGATATGTAGTACTCGGTGGGAAGTGTCGTTCCTGTGGACAGGCGATTTCAATCAAGTATCCAGCGCTTGAACTACTCGGTGGAATGCTCTATGCGTATGCCTTTTGGCAGTTCGGTTGGTCGATGGAACTTGCGTTGACACTCACTCTAACTAGTCTCTTGTTTATTCTTACGATGTCTGATCTTGCCTATATGCTCATACCGAATAAAATTTTACTGTTCTTTTTACCAATTGCCTTGATTGTGCGCTACCTTTCTCCACTTGAAAACTGGTATAATCCAATTATTGGAGGAATTGTCGGATTCGTTCTATTGTTCGTCATTTTTCTTGCATCACGACGCGGTATGGGAGCGGGAGATGTCAAGCTCTTCGGTTTACTCGGGATTTTCCTTGGACCGCTTCACGTCGTCATCGCGTTGTTTGTTTCAGCATTTGTTGGTTCAGTGATCGGGCTGACGCTACTCGGAACGGGACGCGTCAGACGAAAACAACCGATACCATTCGTTCCCTCCATTGCGATCGGGACATTACTTACATATTATTTTGCGGATGATTGGGTGTCGTGGTACCTCGATTTACTGCTTTAA
- a CDS encoding rod shape-determining protein — MFGSFSREIGIDLGTANTLVYVKGQGIVVREPSVVAFRTDTGKIEAVGNAAKNMIGRTPGNVTARRPMKDGVIADYETTATMIKYFMDQASKKKGLFSSKTNVMICVPSGITSVEKRAVEDAAKLAGAREAYTIEEPFAAAIGAGLPVSEPTGSMVVDIGGGTTEVAVISLGGIVTSQSIRVGGDEMDESIIRYIKSKYNLMIGERTAETLKMTIGYARIDEESENETMEIRGRDLVTGLPKQIEVTSAEICDALSDTVDAILAGVKHTLEQTPPELSADVMDRGIVLTGGGALLKNLDAVIEDETRILTLVAENALDCVAIGTGKSLEMMNVLRSKSGISQKR, encoded by the coding sequence ATGTTTGGATCATTCAGCCGTGAAATCGGCATTGACTTAGGTACGGCTAACACGCTCGTGTATGTAAAGGGGCAAGGAATCGTCGTCCGCGAACCGTCCGTCGTCGCTTTCCGTACGGATACAGGAAAAATTGAAGCGGTCGGTAACGCAGCGAAAAACATGATCGGTCGTACGCCGGGTAACGTGACAGCACGACGCCCGATGAAAGACGGGGTTATCGCGGATTATGAGACAACCGCTACGATGATCAAATACTTCATGGATCAAGCTTCGAAGAAAAAAGGTTTGTTCTCTTCAAAAACAAACGTCATGATCTGTGTACCAAGTGGGATTACATCGGTCGAAAAACGTGCGGTTGAAGATGCAGCGAAACTTGCGGGAGCGCGTGAAGCGTACACGATTGAAGAACCATTTGCAGCAGCAATCGGTGCAGGTCTTCCGGTTTCAGAACCAACAGGCTCGATGGTCGTTGATATCGGTGGTGGTACGACGGAAGTTGCTGTTATCTCACTCGGTGGTATCGTCACGAGTCAATCGATTCGTGTCGGTGGAGACGAGATGGATGAATCCATCATTCGTTACATCAAGTCGAAGTACAACCTGATGATCGGGGAGCGGACAGCTGAGACGTTGAAAATGACAATCGGTTACGCACGCATCGATGAAGAATCAGAAAATGAAACGATGGAGATCCGTGGACGCGATCTCGTGACAGGTCTTCCAAAACAGATTGAAGTCACAAGTGCCGAAATTTGTGATGCACTTTCAGATACGGTCGATGCGATTCTTGCGGGTGTCAAGCACACGCTTGAGCAGACACCTCCTGAATTATCAGCAGACGTCATGGACCGCGGTATCGTTCTGACTGGCGGTGGGGCTCTCTTAAAGAACCTCGATGCTGTCATCGAAGACGAAACACGTATTTTGACACTCGTTGCAGAAAATGCACTCGATTGTGTCGCAATCGGTACAGGAAAATCACTCGAGATGATGAATGTCCTTCGTTCGAAATCAGGCATCTCGCAAAAAAGATAA
- the rpmA gene encoding 50S ribosomal protein L27, producing MLKLNLQFFASKKGVGSTKNGRDSQSKRLGAKRADGQTVSAGSILYRQRGTKIHPGMNVGRGGDDTLFATATGVVRFERLGRDKKQVSVYPA from the coding sequence ATGTTGAAACTTAATCTTCAGTTCTTCGCATCGAAAAAAGGGGTAGGTTCGACAAAGAACGGTCGTGACTCGCAATCGAAACGCCTTGGGGCGAAACGTGCAGACGGTCAAACTGTTTCTGCTGGTTCAATCCTCTACCGTCAACGCGGTACGAAGATTCACCCAGGTATGAACGTCGGACGTGGTGGCGATGATACACTTTTCGCAACTGCAACTGGTGTCGTTCGTTTCGAACGTCTCGGACGCGACAAGAAACAAGTCAGCGTTTACCCAGCATAA
- a CDS encoding ribosomal-processing cysteine protease Prp has product MIRVKIRRDEAELVRSIEVTGHAEFAEPGLDLVCAGVSSVIFGAYNAIEALLGQVLLLEMAEQQEGGYFYVEPYADLAPDVSERTQLLLEATLVQLGTIAESYGEFIQLEQV; this is encoded by the coding sequence ATGATACGTGTCAAGATTCGACGAGATGAAGCGGAACTCGTCCGCTCCATCGAAGTGACAGGACATGCCGAGTTCGCAGAACCAGGTCTCGACCTTGTCTGTGCCGGCGTCTCGTCGGTGATTTTCGGGGCATACAATGCCATAGAAGCATTACTCGGGCAGGTCCTGCTCCTTGAAATGGCAGAACAACAAGAGGGTGGCTACTTTTATGTAGAACCGTATGCTGACTTAGCACCGGATGTCAGTGAACGCACCCAATTGTTACTGGAGGCGACTTTGGTCCAGCTTGGTACCATCGCTGAAAGTTACGGTGAGTTTATCCAACTTGAACAAGTATAG
- a CDS encoding septum site-determining protein MinC, with product MIERKRYVTMKGHRGGLAVYVNERCSVDEFLDDLELTLADKSVENGRAVPITFFFGRRYVDEGVLTAVESIVARHDSFSFKGYDSECITKDEAKALYGERTFHYFGGTARSGHVLDVEGSIVIIGDINPGAVVHATGSIYCLGALRGTVHAGKGGNTEAVIAASVLQPKWIAVAGTVHEEPEDAPIPALDMGCAFLGEDGVEFSRLQTVPLARMDQFAIDSERG from the coding sequence ATGATTGAGCGTAAACGTTATGTAACGATGAAAGGTCATCGTGGTGGCCTCGCCGTCTATGTGAATGAAAGGTGCAGTGTGGATGAATTTCTTGACGATTTAGAGTTGACGCTTGCGGACAAATCCGTCGAGAACGGACGCGCCGTACCGATCACCTTCTTCTTCGGTCGACGTTATGTCGATGAAGGGGTGTTGACGGCCGTCGAATCTATCGTCGCGCGACATGATTCCTTCTCTTTCAAAGGTTATGACAGTGAGTGCATCACGAAGGACGAGGCAAAAGCCTTGTACGGAGAGCGAACGTTCCACTATTTCGGTGGCACGGCACGCAGTGGGCACGTATTAGACGTCGAAGGCTCGATCGTCATCATCGGAGATATCAATCCGGGAGCGGTCGTCCATGCGACAGGAAGTATCTATTGTCTCGGTGCGTTACGGGGGACCGTTCATGCCGGGAAAGGTGGCAATACGGAAGCCGTCATCGCGGCGAGCGTGTTGCAACCGAAGTGGATTGCGGTCGCTGGCACCGTCCATGAGGAACCGGAGGACGCACCGATTCCTGCTCTCGATATGGGTTGTGCATTTTTAGGTGAAGACGGGGTCGAATTCTCCCGCCTTCAAACCGTTCCGCTCGCGCGGATGGATCAGTTTGCGATTGATAGTGAAAGAGGGTGA